One stretch of Micromonospora echinospora DNA includes these proteins:
- a CDS encoding deoxyribonuclease IV yields MSAADGCRPVGSHTPTSGGLARAALPYAEAAESEVVQVYVSNSRGWALPAGDPAQDALFRDGCGERGLPVFIHASLLVNLGSPTPATVSRSAETLAHALKRGRAIGAGGVVFHAGSSVDAGHADAALRQVREALLPLLDETAATGGPMLLVEPSAGGGRSLASRVEHLGPYLDAVDRHPMLGVCFDTCHAWAAGHDLAAEGGMTATLDTLVATVGADRLRLVHANDSKDLCGSTRDRHENIGKGTIGEPAFAELMRHPATAGVPVLVETPTEKHVGHAADIATLKRLRP; encoded by the coding sequence GTGAGCGCGGCCGACGGGTGCCGGCCGGTGGGGTCGCACACCCCCACCTCCGGTGGCCTGGCGCGGGCGGCCCTGCCGTACGCGGAGGCGGCCGAGTCCGAGGTGGTGCAGGTCTACGTCTCGAACTCGCGTGGCTGGGCGCTGCCGGCCGGTGACCCGGCGCAGGACGCGCTGTTCCGCGACGGCTGCGGCGAGCGTGGCCTGCCTGTGTTCATCCACGCGTCGCTGCTGGTCAACCTCGGCTCCCCCACCCCGGCGACGGTGAGCCGGTCGGCGGAGACGCTCGCGCACGCGCTGAAACGGGGCCGGGCGATCGGCGCCGGGGGCGTGGTGTTCCACGCCGGCAGCTCGGTGGACGCCGGGCACGCCGACGCGGCCCTACGGCAGGTCCGGGAGGCGCTGCTCCCGCTGCTCGACGAGACTGCGGCCACCGGCGGGCCGATGCTGCTGGTCGAGCCGAGCGCCGGGGGCGGCCGGTCACTGGCGTCCCGGGTCGAGCACCTCGGTCCCTACCTGGACGCGGTCGACAGGCACCCGATGCTCGGGGTCTGCTTCGACACCTGCCACGCCTGGGCGGCCGGGCACGACCTGGCCGCCGAGGGCGGCATGACCGCCACGCTCGACACGCTGGTCGCCACCGTGGGCGCCGACCGGCTGCGGCTGGTGCACGCGAACGACTCGAAGGACCTGTGCGGCTCCACCCGGGACCGGCACGAGAACATCGGCAAGGGCACCATCGGCGAGCCGGCGTTCGCCGAGCTGATGCGCCATCCGGCGACGGCCGGCGTGCCGGTGCTGGTGGAGACCCCCACGGAGAAGCACGTCGGCCACGCCGCCGACATCGCCACCCTCAAACGCCTCCGCCCCTGA
- a CDS encoding threonine aldolase family protein, translating into MIDLRTDTVTRPTPGMREAMAAAEVGDDVYGEDPTVAALEAEVAALFGHEAALFAPSGSMANQLALQLHVPPGDELLCDADAHVVTYEVGAAAAYGGISSRTWPAVGAELDPDVVAGMIRPDGYFAVPTRAIAVEQTHNRGGGGVIPLPTLRRMREVADEHGVALHCDGARIWHAHVADGLPLAEYGVLFDTLSVCLSKGLGAPVGSLVVGSAEKIARARVLRKRMGGGMRQVGILAAAGRYALAHHVERLAEDHAKAARLAEAVAPHGVLASVARTNIVPLDLTKHPLDAHALAAAARAEGLLISVLGPRTARLVTHLDVTDEQIDSAATILNTTLRA; encoded by the coding sequence CTGATCGATCTGCGGACGGACACCGTGACCCGGCCGACGCCGGGGATGCGGGAGGCGATGGCCGCTGCCGAGGTGGGCGACGACGTCTACGGCGAGGACCCCACCGTCGCCGCGCTGGAGGCGGAGGTGGCCGCGCTGTTCGGCCACGAGGCGGCGCTGTTCGCCCCGAGCGGTTCGATGGCCAACCAGCTCGCGCTCCAGTTGCACGTACCGCCCGGCGACGAGTTGCTCTGCGACGCCGACGCGCACGTGGTCACGTACGAGGTGGGCGCCGCCGCCGCGTACGGTGGGATCTCGTCGCGGACGTGGCCGGCGGTGGGCGCGGAGCTGGACCCCGACGTGGTCGCCGGGATGATCCGGCCGGACGGCTACTTCGCGGTCCCCACCCGCGCGATCGCCGTGGAGCAGACCCACAACCGGGGCGGCGGCGGGGTGATCCCGCTGCCCACGCTGCGTCGCATGCGCGAGGTCGCCGACGAGCACGGGGTGGCGCTGCACTGCGACGGCGCCCGGATCTGGCACGCGCACGTCGCCGACGGGCTGCCGCTGGCCGAGTACGGCGTGCTGTTCGACACGCTCTCGGTCTGCCTCTCCAAGGGCCTCGGCGCACCCGTCGGCTCGCTGGTGGTGGGCAGCGCGGAGAAGATCGCCCGCGCGCGGGTCCTGCGCAAGCGGATGGGCGGTGGCATGCGACAGGTGGGCATCCTCGCCGCCGCCGGCCGGTACGCGCTGGCGCACCACGTCGAGCGCCTCGCCGAGGACCACGCCAAGGCGGCCCGGCTGGCCGAGGCGGTCGCCCCGCACGGGGTGCTCGCGTCGGTGGCGCGCACGAACATCGTGCCGCTCGACCTGACCAAGCACCCGCTGGACGCGCACGCGCTGGCGGCCGCCGCGCGGGCGGAAGGCCTGCTGATCTCGGTGCTCGGCCCGCGTACCGCCCGGCTGGTGACCCACCTGGACGTCACCGACGAGCAGATCGACAGCGCCGCCACCATCCTGAACACCACCCTGCGCGCCTGA
- a CDS encoding class II 3-deoxy-7-phosphoheptulonate synthase has protein sequence MRHEWHQLSHPAVGSPGLQTSRPTADSAEDTALGLDRWRELPRAQTPPWDDQAQVAEVCRVLDTVPSVVAPYEVDQLRQRLALVCEGKAFLLQGGDCAETFADNTESHLLANARTLLQMAIVLTYGASLPVVKVARVAGQYTKPRSLPTDARGLLAYRGDMINSLEATPEARVADPQRMIRAYANSAAAMNMLRAYLAGGLADLHAVHDWNKDFVRQSPAGERYDAIAREIDRALALIRACGMTDDEALRTVTLYCSHEALALEYDRALTRISDHKAYGLSGHFLWIGERTRQIDGAHIDFISRIANPIGVKLGPTTTPDEAIELCEKLNPDNIPGRLTLISRMGNHRVRDALPPIVAKVTAAGAKVVWQCDPMHGNTHESSNGYKTRHFDRIVDEVLGYFEVHRGLDTHPGGLHVELTGEDVTECLGGAQGIEDLDLPDRYETACDPRLNTQQSLELAFLVAEMLRG, from the coding sequence ATGCGCCATGAGTGGCATCAGCTGAGTCACCCCGCCGTGGGTAGCCCTGGCCTGCAGACCAGCCGCCCGACCGCCGACTCCGCCGAGGACACAGCCCTCGGCCTCGACCGCTGGCGGGAGCTGCCGCGCGCGCAGACCCCGCCGTGGGACGACCAGGCCCAGGTCGCCGAGGTCTGCCGGGTGCTGGACACGGTTCCCTCGGTGGTCGCGCCCTACGAGGTCGACCAGCTGCGGCAGCGGCTGGCCCTGGTCTGCGAGGGCAAGGCGTTCCTGCTGCAGGGCGGTGACTGCGCGGAGACGTTCGCCGACAACACCGAGAGTCACCTGCTCGCGAACGCCCGCACGCTGCTCCAGATGGCCATCGTGCTCACCTACGGCGCGTCGCTGCCGGTGGTCAAGGTGGCCCGGGTGGCCGGCCAGTACACCAAGCCCCGGTCGCTGCCGACCGACGCCCGGGGTCTGCTCGCCTACCGCGGCGACATGATCAACTCGCTGGAGGCCACGCCGGAGGCGCGGGTCGCCGACCCGCAGCGCATGATCCGCGCGTACGCCAACTCGGCCGCCGCCATGAACATGCTCCGCGCGTACCTGGCCGGCGGCCTGGCCGACCTGCACGCCGTGCACGACTGGAACAAGGACTTCGTCCGGCAGTCCCCGGCCGGGGAACGCTACGACGCGATCGCCCGCGAGATCGACCGGGCGCTGGCCCTCATCCGGGCCTGCGGGATGACGGACGACGAGGCGCTGCGCACCGTCACGCTCTACTGCTCGCACGAGGCGCTGGCGCTGGAGTACGACCGGGCGCTGACGCGGATCTCCGACCACAAGGCGTACGGCCTGTCCGGGCACTTCCTCTGGATCGGCGAGCGGACCCGGCAGATCGACGGCGCGCACATCGACTTCATCTCCCGCATCGCCAACCCGATCGGGGTCAAGCTCGGCCCCACCACCACCCCGGACGAGGCGATCGAGCTCTGCGAGAAGCTCAACCCGGACAACATCCCCGGCCGGCTCACGCTGATCAGCCGGATGGGCAACCACCGCGTACGCGACGCGCTGCCGCCGATCGTGGCGAAGGTCACCGCAGCCGGCGCGAAGGTCGTCTGGCAGTGCGACCCGATGCATGGCAACACGCACGAGTCCTCGAACGGCTACAAGACCCGGCACTTCGACCGGATCGTTGACGAGGTGCTCGGCTACTTCGAGGTGCACCGCGGCCTGGACACCCACCCGGGCGGCCTGCACGTCGAGCTGACCGGCGAGGACGTCACCGAGTGCCTCGGCGGCGCCCAGGGCATCGAGGACCTCGACCTGCCCGACCGGTACGAGACCGCCTGCGACCCGCGGCTCAACACCCAGCAGTCGCTGGAGTTGGCGTTCCTCGTGGCGGAGATGCTCCGTGGGTAA
- a CDS encoding glycosyl hydrolase family 18 protein: MKRSLRRALWATGAVVALAVAAVPMTTASAAGSVTATFAKVQDWGTGHEGRVTVTNGTSSTVNGWRIEFTLPSGTSISSSWDADITRSGDRYVAVNKSWASTLAPGASFSWGYNGTGAYKAPVSCTINGGSCTGGGTPTTTAPTTAPPTTAPPTTAPPTTAPPTTAPPTTQPPTTPPPGGKKVVGYFAEWGVYARNYHVKNIHTSGSAAKLTHILYAFGNTTGGRCSIGDSYADYEKAYTAADSVDGVADTWDQPLRGSFNQLRKLKKMYPNLKVLWSFGGWTWSGGFTQAAQNPAAFADSCYSLVKDPRWADVFDGIDVDWEYPNACGLQCDSSGPNAFKNVVSALRSKFGSSFLVTAAITADGSNGGKIDATDYAGAATNLNWLMPMTYDYFGAFNAQGPTAPHSPLYSYSGIPQQGFWSDAAIQKLKSKGVPSSKLLLGVGFYGRGWTGVTQAAPGGSATGAAPGTYEAGIEDYKVLKNSCPATGTVGGTAYAKCGSNWWSYDTPATIGGKMSYANSQGLGGAFFWELSGDTSNGELIGAIKGGLG, from the coding sequence ATGAAGAGATCGCTCCGCCGGGCCCTGTGGGCCACCGGCGCCGTGGTCGCGCTCGCGGTCGCCGCGGTGCCCATGACCACCGCGTCGGCCGCCGGCAGCGTCACCGCCACGTTCGCCAAGGTGCAGGACTGGGGGACCGGCCACGAGGGCCGGGTGACCGTCACCAACGGCACCAGCTCCACCGTCAACGGCTGGCGCATCGAGTTCACGCTGCCCTCCGGCACCTCGATCAGCAGCTCCTGGGACGCCGACATCACCCGCAGCGGTGACCGCTACGTGGCGGTCAACAAGAGCTGGGCATCGACGCTCGCCCCCGGCGCCAGCTTCAGCTGGGGCTACAACGGCACCGGCGCGTACAAGGCGCCGGTGAGCTGCACGATCAACGGCGGCTCCTGCACCGGCGGCGGCACGCCGACGACCACCGCGCCGACCACGGCGCCGCCCACGACCGCGCCGCCCACGACCGCGCCGCCCACCACCGCGCCGCCGACGACCGCCCCGCCGACCACGCAGCCGCCCACCACGCCGCCGCCCGGGGGCAAGAAGGTCGTCGGCTACTTCGCCGAGTGGGGCGTCTACGCCCGCAACTACCACGTCAAGAACATCCACACCAGCGGCTCGGCCGCGAAGCTCACCCACATCCTGTACGCCTTCGGCAACACCACCGGCGGCCGGTGCAGCATCGGGGACAGCTACGCCGACTACGAGAAGGCGTACACCGCGGCGGACAGCGTCGACGGCGTGGCCGACACCTGGGACCAGCCGCTACGCGGCAGCTTCAACCAGCTGCGCAAGCTGAAGAAGATGTACCCGAACCTGAAGGTGCTCTGGTCCTTCGGCGGCTGGACCTGGTCCGGCGGCTTCACCCAGGCGGCGCAGAACCCGGCCGCGTTCGCCGACTCCTGCTACTCACTGGTCAAGGACCCGCGCTGGGCGGACGTCTTCGACGGCATCGACGTCGACTGGGAGTACCCGAACGCCTGCGGCCTCCAGTGCGACAGCAGCGGCCCGAACGCCTTCAAGAACGTGGTCTCGGCGCTGCGGAGCAAGTTCGGCTCCAGCTTCCTGGTCACCGCGGCGATCACCGCCGACGGCAGCAACGGCGGCAAGATCGACGCCACCGACTACGCGGGCGCCGCGACGAACCTCAACTGGCTGATGCCGATGACGTACGACTACTTCGGCGCCTTCAACGCCCAGGGCCCGACCGCGCCGCACTCGCCGCTCTACTCCTACTCGGGCATCCCGCAGCAGGGCTTCTGGTCGGACGCGGCGATCCAGAAGCTGAAGTCCAAGGGCGTACCGTCCAGCAAGCTGCTGCTCGGCGTCGGCTTCTACGGACGCGGCTGGACCGGCGTGACCCAGGCCGCGCCCGGCGGCAGCGCCACCGGCGCGGCGCCGGGCACCTACGAGGCCGGCATCGAGGACTACAAGGTGCTCAAGAACAGCTGCCCGGCCACCGGCACGGTCGGCGGCACCGCGTACGCCAAGTGCGGCAGCAACTGGTGGAGCTACGACACCCCGGCGACCATCGGCGGGAAGATGAGCTACGCCAACAGCCAGGGCCTCGGTGGCGCGTTCTTCTGGGAGCTCTCCGGTGACACCAGCAACGGCGAGCTGATCGGCGCCATCAAGGGCGGCCTCGGCTAG
- a CDS encoding glutathione peroxidase, giving the protein MTVFDVQIDALTGGPADLGRYRDRALLVVNVASRCGLTPQYAGLQELADTYAGRGLTVLGVPCNQFAGQEPGSAAEIEEFCQVNYGVTFPLTEKVDVNGPDRHPLYAELVSTPDAEGHTGDVRWNFEKFLVAPDGTVAARFAPQVTPEDPELRAAIEKVLPA; this is encoded by the coding sequence ATGACCGTTTTCGACGTCCAGATCGACGCCCTCACCGGCGGACCGGCCGATCTCGGCCGCTACCGTGACCGCGCCCTGCTCGTGGTCAACGTGGCCTCCCGCTGCGGCCTCACCCCGCAGTACGCGGGCCTTCAGGAACTCGCCGACACGTACGCCGGGCGCGGGCTCACGGTGCTCGGGGTGCCGTGCAACCAGTTCGCCGGCCAGGAGCCGGGCAGCGCCGCCGAGATCGAGGAGTTCTGCCAGGTCAACTACGGCGTGACGTTCCCGCTGACGGAGAAGGTGGACGTCAACGGACCGGACCGGCACCCGCTCTACGCCGAGCTGGTGTCCACGCCGGACGCCGAGGGGCACACCGGCGACGTGCGCTGGAACTTCGAGAAGTTCCTCGTCGCCCCGGACGGCACGGTGGCCGCCCGGTTCGCCCCGCAGGTCACGCCCGAAGACCCCGAGCTGCGCGCGGCGATCGAGAAGGTCCTGCCGGCCTGA
- a CDS encoding SGNH/GDSL hydrolase family protein has protein sequence MRRSRLATLALTLAASVGVTLSLAAPAQAAPSDRYVALGDSYASGVGADSYTSESGNCLRSTNAYPALYNANIKPASYRSVACSGATTADVINSQLSALSSTTTLVSVTVGGNDVGFANIMSTCVLQGETQCVAAVQSAMNVARTSMPGRLANVYNGIKSRSPSARVVVVGYPVFYQLGTTCVGLSATSRAKINEGINLLDDITRTAAVSAGFTFADVRSIFVGHQLCSYGTKWLHALNVLSLSKSYHPTAAGQSGGYYPVFRSAAG, from the coding sequence GTGCGGAGATCCCGTCTTGCCACCCTCGCCCTGACCCTGGCCGCCTCGGTCGGGGTCACTCTGTCCCTGGCCGCCCCCGCCCAGGCGGCCCCGTCCGACCGCTACGTCGCGCTCGGCGACTCGTACGCCTCCGGCGTCGGCGCCGACAGCTACACCTCCGAGAGCGGTAACTGTCTACGCAGCACGAACGCCTATCCGGCGCTCTACAACGCCAACATCAAACCCGCGTCGTACCGTTCGGTCGCCTGCTCCGGCGCCACCACCGCCGACGTCATCAACAGCCAGCTCTCCGCGCTCTCCTCGACCACCACGCTGGTCAGCGTGACTGTGGGCGGCAATGACGTCGGCTTCGCCAACATCATGAGCACCTGCGTGCTCCAGGGGGAGACCCAGTGCGTGGCGGCCGTGCAGTCCGCCATGAACGTGGCCCGCACCTCGATGCCCGGCCGGCTCGCCAACGTCTACAACGGCATCAAGTCCCGCTCGCCCTCGGCCCGCGTGGTGGTGGTCGGCTACCCGGTCTTCTACCAGCTCGGCACCACCTGCGTCGGACTCAGCGCCACGTCCCGGGCGAAGATCAACGAGGGCATCAACCTGCTCGACGACATCACCCGCACGGCCGCCGTCTCGGCCGGCTTCACCTTCGCCGACGTCCGCTCGATCTTCGTCGGCCACCAGCTGTGCAGCTACGGCACCAAGTGGCTGCACGCGCTCAACGTTCTGAGCCTGAGCAAGTCGTACCACCCGACGGCGGCCGGGCAGTCCGGCGGCTACTACCCGGTCTTCCGGTCCGCCGCCGGCTGA
- a CDS encoding GNAT family N-acetyltransferase has translation MGDARPATPSDAEELVRLRGLMLAGMSGAPTPPGRWQDIARDNLRTWLAEPDPWLAAFVVDAPDGASLAACAVGTVERRLGGPDDPSAAGRPLYRALGFRETADPAMRLTLPAESFIPPRETGSDL, from the coding sequence GTGGGTGACGCTCGCCCGGCGACTCCGTCCGACGCCGAGGAGTTGGTCCGGCTGCGTGGTCTGATGCTCGCCGGCATGAGCGGCGCGCCGACGCCGCCGGGCCGCTGGCAGGACATCGCCCGGGACAACCTGCGGACCTGGCTGGCGGAGCCGGACCCGTGGCTGGCCGCCTTCGTGGTCGACGCGCCGGACGGCGCGTCGCTTGCGGCCTGCGCGGTGGGCACCGTGGAGCGGCGGCTCGGCGGGCCGGACGACCCGAGCGCGGCCGGCCGTCCGCTCTACCGTGCCCTGGGCTTCCGGGAGACCGCCGACCCGGCGATGCGGCTGACCCTCCCGGCAGAATCCTTCATCCCGCCTCGGGAGACCGGCAGCGATTTGTAG
- a CDS encoding DUF2203 domain-containing protein: protein MFTLAQARHLVATLRPRVDELIRLRADLAELRVDLADHGVSALGGLAEVKALEARLHLVVDEFHQHDIAVKGIAPVLLDFPGERDGRAVLWCWLEGDTDIRWYHRVECGFAGRRPV, encoded by the coding sequence GTGTTCACTCTCGCCCAGGCGCGACACCTGGTGGCCACGCTGCGGCCGCGCGTCGACGAACTGATCCGGCTGCGGGCCGACCTGGCCGAGCTGCGGGTCGACCTGGCCGACCACGGCGTCAGCGCGCTCGGCGGGCTCGCCGAGGTGAAGGCCCTGGAGGCGCGCCTGCATCTCGTGGTGGACGAGTTCCACCAGCACGACATCGCGGTCAAGGGGATCGCCCCGGTGCTGCTCGACTTCCCCGGTGAGCGCGACGGCCGGGCGGTGCTCTGGTGCTGGCTGGAGGGGGACACCGACATCAGGTGGTACCACCGGGTCGAGTGCGGTTTCGCCGGCCGCCGCCCGGTCTGA
- a CDS encoding maleylpyruvate isomerase family mycothiol-dependent enzyme, giving the protein MHKTLTFSDHLRLIDERSTAFRTAVAAAPSLDMKVPTHPERTLFDLVQHVGTGRRKTAAIVAAGPADGPPEKSAWEDGVGAPRDREALLAWWTESVEQLTSTLRAAGPDRGCWTWWDDSPSPQTAGAWARRQVPEIAVHTYDVQLTVGAPQPLPEEVALDGFDDCQFTLCATTVAWPHQPAVVDYHATEGRSWRLRLSADGAQVAHLTPAAGGAPDTADVSARGTAS; this is encoded by the coding sequence GTGCACAAGACGTTGACGTTCTCCGATCATCTGCGGCTCATCGACGAACGGTCGACCGCCTTCCGCACCGCTGTCGCCGCGGCGCCCAGCCTCGACATGAAGGTTCCGACCCATCCGGAGCGGACGCTGTTCGATCTCGTCCAACACGTGGGCACGGGCCGCCGCAAGACAGCCGCGATCGTCGCCGCGGGGCCTGCGGACGGGCCGCCGGAGAAGTCGGCCTGGGAGGACGGAGTGGGTGCGCCCCGGGACCGCGAGGCTCTGCTGGCCTGGTGGACCGAGTCCGTCGAGCAGCTGACGAGCACGCTGCGTGCGGCCGGTCCGGATCGGGGTTGTTGGACGTGGTGGGACGACTCGCCGTCACCGCAGACCGCCGGTGCCTGGGCGCGGCGCCAGGTTCCCGAGATCGCGGTACACACCTACGACGTCCAGCTCACGGTGGGCGCCCCGCAGCCGCTGCCGGAGGAGGTCGCCCTCGACGGTTTCGACGACTGCCAGTTCACCCTCTGCGCGACAACTGTCGCCTGGCCGCACCAGCCCGCCGTCGTCGACTACCACGCCACCGAGGGCCGCTCCTGGCGCCTCCGGCTGTCCGCCGACGGGGCGCAGGTCGCCCACCTCACGCCCGCTGCTGGCGGGGCCCCGGACACTGCCGACGTCTCCGCCCGGGGCACGGCCAGTTGA
- the amt gene encoding ammonium transporter produces the protein MSAPNAGDTAWVLVCAGLVLFMTPGLAAFYGGMVRTRNVLAMLQQNMIALGVVSLTWVLVGYTIAFGDDAGSGLFGNLELFGLTDLKVPPAPNLHVVDGRITIPTLAFVLFQMMFAVITPALVTGATAGRLRFGGWVLFLAVWSVVVYAPIAHWLWHPGGWLAKFGTQDWAGGLVVHASAGAAVLAVLLVVGRRRNWPHTAAPPNSIPLTIVGAGILWFGWFGFNGGDGLQANGLAAQAVLNTHLAAAAAMLVWLALERVTDGHSTVVGAVSGAVAGLATVTPTAGYVNAASAVAIGALAGLVCHFALKLKYLLRLDDALDVLAVHFVGGMLGTLLLGLFGNRGVNPLGADGLFLGGGGGLLWRQLVGVVSVVAFSFVLTWLIAAGVQALVGLRVPLADQERLDQAQQGADAYHLGGVTSLTAPGAPRRRTAAAPAGEPAVPPGQRVRVVTALLEPDPATNSAELRDALLRAGALSVIVSDAAVATTTPEASLLPRGYWQDQPLAARLRVTVLVGADGVGAVLDELDRMGARRTDTFVQEAERVQS, from the coding sequence GTGTCCGCTCCGAACGCGGGTGACACCGCCTGGGTGCTTGTCTGCGCCGGGCTCGTCCTGTTCATGACGCCGGGGCTCGCCGCGTTCTACGGCGGCATGGTCCGTACCCGCAACGTGCTGGCGATGCTGCAACAGAACATGATCGCGCTGGGCGTGGTCAGCCTGACCTGGGTGCTCGTCGGCTACACCATCGCCTTCGGCGACGACGCCGGCAGCGGGCTGTTCGGCAACCTGGAGCTGTTCGGGCTGACCGACCTGAAGGTGCCGCCCGCGCCGAACCTGCACGTGGTCGACGGCCGGATCACCATTCCGACGCTGGCATTCGTGCTGTTCCAGATGATGTTCGCGGTGATCACACCGGCGCTCGTCACCGGCGCCACAGCGGGCCGGCTGCGCTTCGGCGGCTGGGTGCTGTTCCTCGCGGTCTGGTCGGTGGTGGTCTACGCGCCGATCGCGCACTGGCTCTGGCACCCCGGCGGATGGCTGGCGAAGTTCGGCACCCAGGACTGGGCCGGCGGGCTCGTCGTGCACGCCAGCGCCGGCGCCGCCGTCCTCGCCGTCCTGCTCGTCGTCGGCCGCCGCCGGAACTGGCCGCACACCGCCGCGCCACCGAACTCGATCCCGCTGACCATCGTCGGCGCGGGCATCCTCTGGTTCGGCTGGTTCGGCTTCAACGGCGGCGACGGCCTCCAGGCCAACGGCCTCGCCGCGCAGGCCGTCCTCAACACGCACCTCGCCGCCGCCGCGGCGATGCTCGTCTGGCTGGCGCTGGAACGCGTCACCGACGGACACAGCACCGTCGTGGGCGCGGTCTCCGGCGCGGTGGCGGGCCTCGCGACTGTCACCCCGACCGCCGGGTACGTCAACGCGGCGTCAGCCGTCGCGATCGGCGCGCTGGCCGGCCTGGTCTGCCACTTCGCGCTGAAACTGAAGTACCTGCTGCGCCTCGACGACGCGCTCGACGTGCTCGCCGTGCACTTCGTCGGCGGCATGCTCGGCACGCTCCTGCTCGGCCTGTTCGGCAACCGCGGGGTCAACCCGCTCGGCGCCGACGGGCTGTTCCTCGGCGGCGGAGGCGGCCTGCTGTGGCGCCAGCTCGTCGGCGTGGTGAGCGTTGTCGCGTTCTCCTTCGTCCTGACCTGGCTGATCGCCGCCGGGGTGCAGGCGCTCGTCGGCCTGCGCGTCCCGCTCGCCGACCAGGAGCGCCTGGACCAGGCGCAACAGGGCGCCGACGCGTACCACCTGGGCGGGGTGACCAGCCTGACCGCGCCCGGCGCGCCCCGGCGCCGTACCGCGGCGGCGCCGGCCGGTGAACCGGCCGTGCCACCCGGCCAGCGGGTACGGGTGGTCACCGCGCTGCTGGAGCCGGACCCCGCGACGAACAGCGCGGAACTGCGCGACGCCCTGCTGCGCGCGGGCGCGCTCTCGGTCATCGTCAGCGACGCCGCGGTCGCGACGACGACGCCGGAGGCGAGCCTGCTGCCGCGCGGCTACTGGCAGGACCAGCCCCTCGCCGCCCGATTGCGGGTCACGGTGCTGGTCGGCGCGGACGGGGTGGGCGCGGTGCTGGACGAGCTGGACCGGATGGGCGCGCGCCGGACCGACACGTTCGTGCAGGAGGCGGAGCGCGTCCAGTCCTGA
- the yut gene encoding urea transporter: MADIGRGWHRLADRNPAVGFVDACLRGAAQVVLQNNPLSGLLILIALAWGAFENGTPRVFGGGVLGLVVGTATALALRVDMSSWRKGLFGFSPLLTGLAVPTFLDQRPLMWLYLVLGAIGTVVVTLALNAVFKRWNLTAYTFPFVLTTWFLLMAAYQFDRFTVLTKLTPKFPGEGSSAGGTFDWGLVPTFFKGVSQVYLIESWVTGLLILVALLINSRWSALFAVIGAVGATLLALWFGADGASLDKGLFAFNAVLTAVVVGAVAHRPGALVTVYTLFGIALTLFVQMALTTMLTPLGIPVLTGPFNIATWLLLLPDRHFAPLPNHERVKDSVLHTVRDSVHLREKEGNRVRSERG, translated from the coding sequence ATGGCCGACATCGGACGTGGCTGGCACCGGCTGGCCGACCGGAACCCGGCGGTCGGGTTCGTCGACGCCTGCCTGCGCGGCGCCGCGCAGGTGGTGCTCCAGAACAATCCGCTCAGTGGCCTGCTCATCCTGATCGCGCTCGCCTGGGGCGCGTTCGAGAACGGGACGCCCCGGGTGTTCGGCGGCGGCGTGCTCGGCCTGGTCGTGGGCACCGCCACCGCGCTGGCGCTGCGGGTCGACATGTCCAGCTGGCGCAAGGGCCTGTTCGGCTTCAGCCCGCTGCTGACCGGGCTCGCGGTGCCCACGTTCCTGGACCAGCGCCCGCTGATGTGGCTCTACCTCGTGCTCGGCGCGATCGGCACGGTGGTGGTCACGCTCGCCCTCAACGCCGTGTTCAAACGCTGGAACCTGACCGCCTACACGTTCCCGTTCGTGCTCACGACCTGGTTCCTGCTGATGGCGGCGTACCAGTTCGACAGGTTCACGGTGCTCACCAAGCTGACGCCGAAGTTCCCCGGTGAGGGGTCGTCGGCCGGCGGCACGTTCGACTGGGGCCTCGTCCCGACGTTCTTCAAGGGCGTGTCCCAGGTCTACCTGATCGAGAGCTGGGTCACCGGCCTGCTCATCCTCGTCGCTCTGCTGATCAACTCCCGGTGGTCGGCGCTGTTCGCGGTGATCGGCGCCGTCGGCGCGACGCTGCTGGCGCTCTGGTTCGGCGCCGACGGCGCGTCGCTGGACAAAGGGCTGTTCGCCTTCAACGCGGTCCTGACCGCGGTCGTGGTGGGCGCTGTGGCGCACCGTCCCGGCGCGCTGGTGACCGTCTACACGCTGTTCGGCATCGCGCTGACGTTGTTCGTGCAGATGGCGCTGACCACCATGCTCACGCCGCTGGGCATCCCGGTGCTGACCGGTCCGTTCAACATCGCCACCTGGCTGTTGCTGCTGCCGGACCGGCACTTCGCGCCGCTGCCCAACCACGAACGGGTCAAGGACAGCGTCCTGCACACCGTCCGCGACTCCGTCCACCTGCGAGAGAAGGAGGGAAACCGTGTCCGCTCCGAACGCGGGTGA